The Clarias gariepinus isolate MV-2021 ecotype Netherlands chromosome 7, CGAR_prim_01v2, whole genome shotgun sequence genome includes a window with the following:
- the LOC128527632 gene encoding ATP-sensitive inward rectifier potassium channel 1-like → MARILAQFLRDSLAKWWSYGNRLVTKEGHCNIEYSNVRYKNWLGFILDVWTTLVEIHWMLLMFFFSASFLLTWFVFSLFWYWVGGSNGDLWWQYPPANHSFCVTNLYDLTTAFLFSLETQTFIAYGYRALTTNCQGAVAVYVFQVILGAIIPCFWGGVVMAKIALPKRRAKGIIFSKMAIICPRQDTLSLQIRVANLRKSLMIETQVYGKLIKTTTTPEGETIIMDQVSVEFCVETGKENLFFISPLTLYHVINKNSPFYDMAVDTLQNQDFELVVFMDSVAEYTSFSCYVRTSYIPKEIMWGHQFLPIISRSKAGKYRVDFSNFAKVIPVKTPHCAHCFHNAKVHQQSAGGIDNDGFDCDF, encoded by the coding sequence ATGGCACGCATTCTGGCACAGTTTCTCAGAGACTCTCTGGCTAAGTGGTGGAGTTATGGGAATCGCTTGGTGACCAAAGAAGGTCATTGCAACATTGAATATTCTAATGTAAGGTACAAAAACTGGTTAGGTTTCATTCTAGACGTTTGGACCACTTTAGTGGAGATCCACTGGATGTTgcttatgttctttttttcagcTTCATTTCTTCTTACCTggtttgttttttcacttttttggtACTGGGTCGGTGGTTCCAATGGTGACTTGTGGTGGCAGTACCCACCAGCCAACCACAGTTTTTGTGTGACTAACCTCTATGACCTTACCACTGCCTTTCTGTTCTCACTAGAGACACAGACTTTCATTGCTTACGGCTACCGAGCCCTTACCACAAACTGCCAAGGTGCCGTTGCTGTGTATGTTTTCCAAGTTATCCTAGGTGCTATTATTCCCTGCTTTTGGGGTGGGGTAGTAATGGCCAAAATTGCGTTGCCCAAGAGACGAGCTAAAGGAATAATTTTCAGTAAGATGGCTATCATCTGCCCTAGACAAGATACTCTGAGTCTACAGATACGAGTGGCTAATCTGCGCAAATCATTGATGATTGAAACTCAAGTATATGGCAAGCTTATTAAGACAACAACCACGCCTGAAGGAGAAACCATCATCATGGATCAGGTCAGTGTTGAATTCTGTGTAGAAACTGGGAAAGAAAACCTCTTCTTCATCTCTCCATTGACCCTCTACCATGTGATAAACAAAAACAGTCCATTCTATGATATGGCAGTGGACACGCTTCAGAACCAAGACTTTGAGCTTGTGGTCTTTATGGACAGTGTTGCTGAATATACCAGCTTCTCTTGCTATGTTAGGACTTCCTACATCCCTAAGGAAATCATGTGGGGCCACCAATTTCTCCCCATCATCTCCCGCAGCAAAGCAGGAAAATATCGAGTGGACTTCTCCAACTTCGCTAAAGTAATACCTGTGAAAACACCACACTGTGCTCACTGCTTCCACAATGCGAAAGTGCATCAACAATCTGCAGGTGGCATTGATAATGATGGCTTTGACTGTGATTTCTGA
- the LOC128527989 gene encoding ATP-sensitive inward rectifier potassium channel 1-like → MARSLPQLLLDYLTKRRIHRNRLVTKDGHCNIAYGSVRHSQFFIYFLDFWTTLMEMRWRYVLFLFAAAYVLGWFIFGLLWYWAAFANGDLYWQNPPPDHNPCVINVFDLTGAFLQSIESQMSIGYGYRMITPYCPSTITILTFQVVFGTVMICFWCGVIMTKVARGKKRGKTIRFSRMAVISSNKDKLCLQIRVANMRKSLMVGSQIYGKLLQTTITPDGETIIMDQIKINFIVDAGKDNVFFVCPLTLYHIIDESSPFFQMTAQTIQQQEFELVVFLDGTAESTSSSCQVRTSYLPKEIMWGYQFLPIISRNKEGKYHVDFSNFAKVASVDTAPCASHFEKSPGVSYGSPIDCDSF, encoded by the coding sequence ATGGCACGCTCTTTGCCACAGTTGCTCCTAGACTACCTGACTAAGCGCCGGATCCACAGAAACCGGTTGGTCACAAAGGATGGTCACTGCAACATCGCATATGGCAGTGTGAGACACAGCcaatttttcatttactttttagaCTTCTGGACTACTTTAATGGAAATGCGCTGGCGTTACGTCCTCTTTCTCTTTGCAGCCGCCTATGTTCTTGGCTGGTTCATCTTTGGACTACTCTGGTACTGGGCTGCTTTTGCTAATGGTGACCTATACTGGCAAAACCCACCACCTGACCATAACCCTtgtgtaataaatgtttttgatttGACTGGTGCCTTCCTTCAGTCTATAGAAAGTCAGATGTCCATTGGTTATGGTTATCGAATGATCACTCCATATTGTCCAAGTACCATCACTATATTAACATTTCAGGTTGTCTTTGGGACGGTGATGATCTGCTTTTGGTGTGGGGTAATTATGACTAAAGTTGcccggggaaaaaaaagaggcaaaacCATCAGATTTAGCAGGATGGCGGTTATTTCATCTAATAAGGACAAACTCTGTTTGCAGATACGAGTTGCAAACATGCGCAAATCCCTAATGGTTGGAAGTCAGATCTATGGAAAACTTCTTCAAACAACCATCACACCTGATGGTGAGACCATCATAATGGACCAgatcaaaataaattttattgtagATGCTGGAAAGGACAACGTTTTCTTTGTCTGTCCGTTGACTCTGTACCACATCATTGATGAATCAAGTCCGTTTTTTCAAATGACAGCACAAACCATTCAGCAGCAGGAGTTTGAGTTAGTGGTGTTTCTTGATGGCACTGCAGAGTCCACCAGCTCCTCCTGCCAGGTCAGAACGTCCTATCTTCCTAAAGAGATCATGTGGGGCTATCAGTTCCTCCCTATTATCTCACGCAACAAAGAGGGAAAGTATCATGTAGATTTCTCCAACTTTGCCAAAGTGGCTTCTGTGGATACAGCACCCTGTGCCAGTCATTTTGAAAAATCACCAGGGGTCTCTTATGGTTCCCCTATTGACTGTGACAGTTTttag
- the LOC128527462 gene encoding ATP-sensitive inward rectifier potassium channel 1-like, producing MTRTIPQLVRDYLEERRIQRNRLVTKDGHCNIEYGHVWYSSHLAYLLDLWTTILELRLSVVMILFTCSFFLSWFLFSVLWYWIAYSNGDLWWQYPPNDHTPCVINVYGLTSAFLYSLTTQMTIGYSFRVITPVCPGAITLLVVQTIIGTIIKSVWCGIVISKFSLPKKRAKTIQFSETAVISPKDGSLCLQLRVANLRKTLLVGSNIYGKLLRTTVTPEGETIIMDQIKIDFLVDAGKDNLFFACPLTIYHVIDKTSPFYEMSVDTLQQQEFELVVFLNATDESTNFFCQVRTSYIPRELMWGYDFFPIITRNKDGTYCVDFSEFSRVVPVLTPHCPYCFDDEAAHNYNSKYQH from the coding sequence ATGACACGTACCATACCACAGTTGGTCAGAGACTACTTAGAGGAACGCCGGATTCAACGAAACCGCCTAGTGACTAAAGATGGTCACTGCAATATTGAATATGGTCATGTGTGGTACAGCAGTCACTTAGCCTACCTGCTAGACTTATGGACCACCATCTTGGAGCTTCGCCTCAGTGTTGTCATGATCTTATTTACATGTTCATTTTTTCTCAGCtggtttttgttttctgttttatggTATTGGATTGCATACAGTAACGGTGACTTGTGGTGGCAATACCCTCCAAATGATCATACACCTTGTGTAATTAATGTCTATGGTCTGACCAGTGCTTTCCTTTATTCCTTAACAACTCAGATGACTATTGGTTACAGTTTCCGAGTCATCACTCCGGTTTGTCCAGGTGCCATCACCCTTCTTGTTGTTCAGACTATAATTGGTACAATCATTAAGAGCGTCTGGTGTGGAATCGTCATTTCCAAGTTTTCCTTGCCTAAGAAAAGAGCTAAAACAATCCAGTTCAGTGAAACGGCTGTCATCTCCCCCAAAGACGGTTCCCTCTGTTTGCAACTCAGAGTTGCCAATCTGCGTAAAACTTTGTTGGTTGGAAGTAACATATATGGAAAACTGCTTCGAACGACTGTCACACCCGAAGGTGAGACTATTATTATGGACCAGATCAAGATTGATTTCCTAGTAGATGCTGGAAAAGACAACTTGTTCTTCGCCTGTCCTTTGACCATTTATCATGTGATTGACAAAACAAGTCCATTCTATGAGATGTCAGTGGATACTCTGCAACAGCAAGAATTTGAACTTGTAGTGTTTCTTAATGCCACAGATGAGTCCACAAATTTCTTTTGTCAGGTCAGAACATCATACATTCCACGAGAGCTCATGTGGGGTTATGATTTTTTCCCCATCATAACCCGGAACAAAGACGGAACATACTGTGTGGACTTTTCTGAGTTTTCTAGAGTGGTACCTGTACTAACACCTCATTGTCCCTACTGTTTCGATGATGAGGCAGCCCATAATTATAACTCCAAATACCAGCACTGA
- the LOC128527461 gene encoding ATP-sensitive inward rectifier potassium channel 1-like — MPWSLRQFISSYVTRRRKNRSRLITKEGHCNIEYGKMKYRAFFAYILDIWSTCVEMPWYSLTFLYTASFIFSWVIFTFIWYWVGFANGDLWFQYPSANHSACVLNVYDLTTAYLFSVETELTIGFGFRLITPLCPSAITAFMFQVVIGMLITCFWCGVLLAKISLPKKIAKAVTFSKSAVICFKNGSLSLQIRVANIRKSLLLGSQIYGKLIRTRVTPEGKTFIMEQVNVDFMVDAGKDNLFFVCPLTLYHVIDNTSPFFQMAVDTLPQQEFELVVFLDGTAETTSYLCQVRTSYLPQEIIWGYKFLRIVSRSKEGKYHIDFSNFDKVEPVPTAHCASCYHDLNGHHNFSKDGIDNKGFEVIEIGSQISQTL; from the coding sequence ATGCCCTGGTCATTACGTCAGTTCATAAGCAGCTATGTAACACGGCGCCGGAAGAATCGTTCCCGTTTGATAACCAAAGAAGGCCACTGTAACATTGAATATGGAAAAATGAAATACAGGGCCTTCTTTGCCTATATTCTTGACATCTGGTCTACCTGTGTGGAGATGCCCTGGTACTCCTTAACGTTTCTCTATACAGCGTCCTTCATTTTCAGTTgggttatttttacatttatctgGTACTGGGTTGGCTTTGCTAATGGAGACTTGTGGTTTCAATACCCATCAGCTAATCACAGTGCATGTGTACTTAATGTCTATGACTTAACCACTGCATACCTCTTTTCAGTTGAAACAGAGCTGACTATTGGCTTTGGTTTTAGACTAATAACACCACTTTGTCCCAGTGCAATTACTGCCTTTATGTTTCAGGTTGTTATTGGTATGCTCATTACATGCTTTTGGTGTGGTGTGCTCTTAGCCAAAATTTCCTTGCCCAAGAAAATAGCCAAAGCTGTCACTTTCAGTAAGTCAGCTGTCATCTGCTTTAAAAATGGCTCACTCAGTTTACAGATTCGTGTAGCCAACATTCGCAAAAGCTTGTTACTCGGCAGTCAAATCTATGGCAAGCTTATTAGGACAAGAGTCACCCCTGAAGGAAAAACTTTTATCATGGAGCAGGTCAACGTTGACTTCATGGTGGATGCTGGAAAGGACAACTTGTTTTTTGTCTGTCCCTTAACCTTATATCATGTGATTGACAACACAAGTCCGTTCTTCCAAATGGCCGTGGATACTCTGCCCCAGCAGGAATTTGAGTTGGTGGTATTTTTAGATGGCACAGCTGAAACCACCAGCTATTTATGCCAAGTCAGGACTTCTTACCTCCCTCAAGAAATTATATGGGGATACAAGTTTCTCCGAATTGTCTCACGGAGTAAAGAGGGAAAATACCACATTGACTTCTCCAATTTTGACAAAGTGGAACCTGTACCAACTGCTCACTGTGCATCTTGCTATCATGATTTGAATGGCCATCATAACTTCTCCAAAGATGGCATTGATAATAAAGGGTTTGAGGTGATAGAAATTGGCAGTCAAATTAGTCAAACTCTGTGA